In Zingiber officinale cultivar Zhangliang chromosome 6A, Zo_v1.1, whole genome shotgun sequence, a single genomic region encodes these proteins:
- the LOC121994669 gene encoding putative glycine-rich cell wall structural protein 1, whose product MGLLWQRTLALCLMCFAVAEAALFHHHSHPPNHNATAAAAMESASDHLGYYPAAFPIAADPAIGARVSPPPGGINGGGGGGGGNGGYGYGWGSGSGGGGGGGGGGNGGGGGGGGQSGGGGSGGNGSGGGSGHGGEYGSGAKNGRGKGSGCGSRRCGGGHGSGHGHRRGGGDHVGRSYRRTNPRGD is encoded by the coding sequence ATGGGGCTTCTCTGGCAGAGGACACTCGCGCTGTGCTTAATGTGTTTTGCAGTTGCAGAAGCTGCTCTTTTCCATCATCATTCTCATCCACCAAATCACAACGCCACCGCCGCCGCAGCCATGGAGAGCGCAAGTGACCATCTTGGATATTATCCGGCTGCTTTTCCCATAGCCGCGGACCCTGCCATCGGCGCGCGAGTCAGCCCACCGCCCGGTGGTATCAATGGTGGAGGAGGAGGCGGAGGTGGCAACGGCGGTTACGGCTATGGATGGGGCAGCGGCAGCGGCGGAGGGGGAGGAGGCGGTGGCGGAGGTAACggtgggggtggtggtggaggcgGGCAAAGCGGCGGCGGAGGCAGTGGAGGGAATGGCAGCGGCGGAGGTAGTGGTCATGGAGGAGAATATGGCAGTGGAGCAAAGAACGGTCGTGGAAAAGGTAGTGGCTGCGGCAGTAGAAGATGCGGTGGAGGCCATGGAAGTGGGCATGGCCACCGCCGCGGCGGCGGCGATCATGTTGGCCGGAGCTACCGACGAACCAATCCACGTGGAGATTAA
- the LOC121996054 gene encoding probable methyltransferase At1g29790, translating into MGSVSLQIGDGTARFRRATLCSSALHLLMLSSVITTNLFAFYAFTSSPSSSSAAAHARNISLISENVALIVREIEASERRLHQIERELAGYDTFDPAKSSLPPDLKLFLARHPLPLGRDARSGITEMVSSVAHSCARSPAADLLARYMSYEPAAPCPLDDPFLPQKLVAKACEPLPRRRCLSHSTATVAAPRLPFPQSLWSPGTKNPGAGIYGLDKQLWIKPRRKSDILIDDVLALGRGGIRIGFDIGGGAGNFAARMAERNVTVVTSTLEVGGKPMNEFIAARGLFPLLLSPSQRFPFIDSVFDLVHTMNALDEGGAPVLGQASRTEALEFLMFDIDRVLRPGGFFWLDNYLCAGDERKRMVTRLIERLAYKKLKWAVEEKAEASGTEKAQQRYLSALLQKPARG; encoded by the coding sequence ATGGGCTCTGTTTCCCTCCAGATCGGCGACGGCACCGCTCGCTTCCGCCGCGCTACCCTCTGTTCCTCCGCCCTCCACCTCCTCATGCTCTCTTCCGTTATCACCACTAACCTCTTCGCTTTCTACGCGTTCACCTCCTCCCCCTCTTCCTCTTCTGCCGCCGCCCATGCCCGCAACATCTCCCTCATCTCTGAGAACGTCGCCCTCATCGTCCGCGAGATCGAGGCCTCCGAGCGCCGACTCCACCAGATCGAACGCGAGCTAGCTGGCTACGACACCTTCGATCCCGCCAAGTCCTCTCTCCCGCCCGACCTCAAGCTTTTCCTCGCTCGCCACCCCCTGCCCCTTGGCCGCGACGCTCGTTCCGGCATCACCGAGATGGTGTCTTCCGTCGCTCACTCTTGCGCCCGCTCTCCCGCCGCCGATCTCCTCGCCCGCTATATGTCCTATGAGCCCGCTGCCCCTTGCCCTCTCGACGATCCCTTCCTCCCTCAGAAGCTCGTCGCCAAGGCCTGCGAGCCCCTCCCTCGCCGACGCTGTCTTTCGCACTCAACAGCTACCGTTGCAGCCCCCCGCCTTCCGTTTCCTCAGTCTCTCTGGAGCCCCGGCACCAAGAACCCTGGCGCCGGAATCTATGGCCTCGACAAGCAATTATGGATCAAACCCCGGCGGAAAAGTGATATCTTGATCGATGATGTCCTTGCTCTCGGCCGCGGTGGGATCCGGATCGGGTTTGATATCGGCGGCGGAGCTGGGAACTTTGCGGCCCGCATGGCGGAGCGGAACGTCACCGTCGTGACGTCGACCCTCGAAGTAGGGGGAAAGCCAATGAACGAATTCATAGCTGCTCGAGGCCTCTTTCCTCTGCTCCTCTCCCCTTCACAGAGGTTTCCATTCATCGACTCGGTATTCGACCTGGTGCACACAATGAATGCCTTGGACGAGGGCGGAGCTCCAGTACTGGGGCAGGCAAGCCGTACAGAGGCGCTAGAGTTCTTGATGTTCGATATCGATCGCGTCCTCAGACCAGGGGGCTTCTTCTGGCTCGACAACTACCTCTGCGCCGGCGACGAGCGGAAGCGCATGGTAACCAGGCTGATAGAGAGGCTGGCGTACAAAAAACTTAAATGGGcggtcgaggagaaggccgaagccAGCGGCACGGAGAAGGCACAACAACGGTATCTCTCCGCTCTGCTACAGAAGCCGGCTAGAGGCTGA